In the Ilumatobacteraceae bacterium genome, one interval contains:
- a CDS encoding NUDIX domain-containing protein, translating into MDACAAGPGAEPVEWIDDDGRVLGIVSRARMRRENLLHRSVAIVVVSTDGRLLVQRRADTKDLHPGWWDIGAGGVVGVGEPDDVAAARELAEELGVHDVELMPIGHGRFDDDRSSELAQVFLAVSDGPFEFADGEVAEVRFVTSDELRALMATVPFLPACEAMLLPMIAGFGPG; encoded by the coding sequence GTGGACGCGTGCGCAGCGGGCCCGGGGGCCGAACCCGTCGAGTGGATCGACGACGACGGGCGCGTGCTCGGCATCGTCAGCCGTGCCCGAATGCGCCGCGAGAACCTGCTCCACCGATCGGTCGCGATCGTCGTCGTCTCCACCGATGGACGGCTGCTCGTGCAACGACGCGCCGACACGAAGGATCTCCACCCGGGGTGGTGGGACATCGGGGCCGGGGGTGTCGTCGGTGTCGGCGAGCCCGACGACGTGGCAGCGGCCCGGGAACTCGCCGAGGAACTCGGCGTCCACGACGTCGAGCTGATGCCGATCGGCCACGGCCGCTTCGACGACGACCGGTCGAGCGAGCTCGCTCAGGTGTTCCTCGCTGTCTCCGACGGCCCGTTCGAGTTCGCCGACGGCGAGGTCGCCGAGGTTCGTTTCGTGACCAGCGACGAACTCCGGGCGCTGATGGCGACCGTGCCGTTCCTGCCCGCCTGCGAGGCCATGCTGCTGCCGATGA